The following are encoded together in the Actinoplanes sp. N902-109 genome:
- a CDS encoding FAD-dependent oxidoreductase, with translation MTFLTRRQALYGAAAGIAAAATGARPAAAAATLLSRAATTPVDVLVIGSGYAGAVTALRLAEAGYSTVVLERGRRWTVTASHDTFATVNTIDGRAAWLSHSSPFTDKVLPKAAGVLEAYAGLGVVCLAGAGVGGGSLVNNAVMMQPSKELFTRGIGAGLPWDEMDRTWYPRARDLIGVSPIPADVLAAPAYANAREFLAEARAAGLTAVLPDMAMNWDVVRQELAGTIPPAATVGDSILGINSGAKRSVDTTILARAEATGRAEVVPLHVVRRIAATGGRYTVTADRIDDSGQVRATVAFSARRVFLAAGSLGTTRLLVESGAEGLLPGLPAEVGRQWSSSGDHVVLRTGVPAPSAAQGGPANAVITDWANPVSPVTLLNFPLGVPALAGKVREMLAVGMPPPLGSWRYSRLTRKAVLTWPALDPRVLRITQAVTSTAARLDAASGGIGFSASLSALTSHSLGGAALGAACGEDGEVIGCPGLFVVDSALIPGGIGAVPPALTVTAVADRTVSRALSRLSA, from the coding sequence ATGACCTTCTTGACGCGCCGTCAGGCGCTGTACGGTGCCGCGGCCGGGATCGCCGCCGCCGCAACCGGTGCACGCCCCGCCGCCGCGGCCGCGACGCTGCTGTCCCGGGCCGCCACCACACCGGTGGACGTGCTGGTGATCGGCAGCGGCTACGCCGGGGCGGTGACCGCGCTGCGGCTGGCCGAAGCGGGCTACTCCACGGTGGTCCTGGAGCGGGGCCGGCGCTGGACCGTCACCGCGAGCCATGACACCTTCGCCACCGTCAACACCATCGACGGGCGGGCGGCCTGGCTGTCGCACTCCTCACCGTTCACGGACAAGGTTCTGCCGAAGGCCGCCGGTGTGCTGGAGGCCTACGCCGGTCTCGGGGTCGTCTGCCTCGCCGGTGCCGGCGTGGGCGGCGGCTCCCTGGTCAACAACGCCGTCATGATGCAACCCTCCAAGGAGCTGTTCACCCGCGGTATCGGTGCCGGCCTGCCGTGGGACGAGATGGACCGGACCTGGTACCCCCGGGCTCGTGACCTCATCGGGGTGAGCCCGATCCCGGCCGACGTGCTGGCCGCACCGGCGTACGCCAACGCTCGCGAGTTCCTGGCCGAGGCCCGCGCCGCCGGTCTGACCGCGGTGCTGCCCGACATGGCGATGAACTGGGACGTGGTCCGGCAGGAACTCGCCGGCACGATCCCGCCGGCCGCGACGGTGGGCGACTCCATCCTCGGCATCAACTCCGGCGCCAAGCGCAGCGTCGACACGACGATCCTCGCCCGGGCCGAGGCCACCGGGCGGGCCGAGGTGGTGCCGCTGCACGTGGTGCGCCGGATCGCCGCCACCGGCGGCCGCTACACCGTGACCGCCGACCGCATCGACGACAGCGGCCAGGTCCGCGCGACCGTCGCGTTCTCCGCGCGGCGGGTGTTCCTGGCGGCGGGGTCGCTCGGGACCACCCGGTTGCTGGTCGAGAGCGGCGCCGAGGGACTGCTTCCGGGCCTGCCCGCCGAGGTCGGCCGACAGTGGAGCAGCAGCGGCGACCATGTCGTGCTCCGCACCGGCGTGCCCGCGCCCTCGGCCGCGCAGGGCGGACCGGCCAACGCCGTGATCACCGACTGGGCCAACCCGGTCAGCCCGGTGACGCTGCTGAACTTCCCGCTCGGCGTACCGGCGCTGGCCGGCAAGGTGCGGGAGATGCTGGCGGTGGGGATGCCCCCGCCGCTGGGCTCGTGGCGGTATTCGCGGCTGACCAGGAAGGCCGTGCTCACCTGGCCCGCCCTGGACCCGCGGGTGCTGCGGATCACCCAGGCCGTCACGTCGACCGCGGCCCGCCTCGACGCCGCGTCCGGCGGCATCGGCTTCTCCGCCTCGCTGTCCGCGCTCACCTCCCACTCGCTGGGCGGTGCTGCCCTGGGGGCGGCGTGCGGAGAGGACGGTGAGGTGATCGGCTGCCCCGGTCTGTTCGTGGTGGACTCCGCCCTGATCCCGGGTGGCATCGGTGCCGTACCGCCCGCTCTGACCGTCACCGCCGTAGCCGACCGGACCGTGTCCCGGGCGCTGTCGCGCTTGTCCGCCTGA
- a CDS encoding thioester reductase domain-containing protein, with amino-acid sequence MTHSIERTLPGTDQRSTAAPSEASAPGGRTTAVLNRALAEIRATKAALARYQAPVAVAGVGCRFPSASGPDEFWDLLIGGRCAVSEVPEDRWGQAGHYDPDPATPGRTYTRHGAFLRHHTRFDPGLFGIHPREASTIDPQQRLLLETTWLALEDAGIAPDSLRGTATGVYIAASGSDHERARLATSAIDDIDAHTATGNATALTANRISYLLGLTGPSLVVDTACSSALVALHLATNALRAGQITHAIVGAANLILTPHTTVALSKARMLSPTGRCHTFDASADGYVRGEGVGILVLTRTDPASPGPGPRRADAHSRPRALIRGTAVNQDGRSSGLTVPNGAAQQAVIRSALADAGIEPHAVGYVEAHGTGTPLGDPIELNALHAAYHHARRTEPLAVASVKTNIGHLEAAAGMAGLIKTILSLQHGVIPAHLGLDRPSPSIGWAALDLRVPTSAMAWTGPERVAGVSSFGFGGTNAHAILSTAPGPGQSGPPPVGSRPGEPADTGVTRVKLSAVDADALVWWAADLATALTDAADPALADVAWVMNTARADLPCRVVLAVRSVPDLIERLRDGDALRAAAHLTSPTNRPAIRLHVAATGAPAGLVDLLDRAQRWLDLGLEPVRITGEGIGVAAAAVLAGLADRPGGADDDAQQDAAGRILARLAPADRAELADARPSPAGELRLDLTGSTADAAARAWLAGHRILWPAVTATPATTALRLPGYPLSRTGRELADPPARAGEAAVARPAGPRPADPAGIDAAVVDLSGGGAVARCVIDPDVLLLLPEHVVLDRRVVPGVVLIELLLRAAGEAFRRAGAAAAPAVTDIVIHRPLVADPGRPIEVQAEVSPPVDGRSTARILARTGDRWHLHLEAACLPRTALQHPAAPAGTGTEPGVSRTGAQVYAELWHPSFHLGESFRLVERVTTAGRQGHAVLVAPPDGCAGLRTGIRPELLVLDAAVQLVGMVAGTSGVAWQDRPVHLGTGYRSLELYTDDVAGPVHAEVLVTEDTATQVTGDVMLRGPDGEPLARLGAVTFRPVSAALLDRVRRSGRGESGLPGADRDTLGRLAPAERPAALLAGLRARLAALLGVDPGAVDPDLPLIDLADSLLVVELRTHVQDALEIDVSMETVIDAGTLRTLTGALLAAARLDSSTTTPGQRQRPAPAPGRPGRRTSFGTRIRLMDVPEMDELAGAGLGFLPAAPAPAPAGPGPGAVLLTGASGFVGAFLLDTLLRHTDRTVVCLVRAENEEHARRRLLANLADHRLPAPADPHRVQVVVGALDEPYFGLTASGFQDLHDRVGEIFHNGAMVKWTYPYKGLAPANVDGTAEVIRLATLDDVRPVHLTSTVGVFSSGSDDRASIDETTDLLTSGPLAVGYAQTKWVAERMLRRAGAAGLPFTVHRINSGAARGTGAFNRLDHLSMILKGCIESGTAPTEVAMPLQPAPVDHIAEVMVRLALDPAHRGSTFHHVNPQPLSWTELFDHVADFGFPTRRLGFEQWRTSITDRASGTMALLGLAPFLEDTVDYVRLAEFTCERTTTVARAAGLRACPPLDRDLIHTTLRAFVERGFVPKP; translated from the coding sequence ATGACGCACTCCATCGAACGCACCCTGCCCGGCACCGACCAGCGCAGCACCGCGGCGCCGAGCGAGGCGTCCGCGCCGGGCGGGCGGACCACGGCCGTCCTGAACCGGGCCCTGGCCGAGATCCGCGCGACCAAGGCCGCCCTCGCCCGCTACCAGGCCCCGGTGGCCGTGGCCGGCGTGGGCTGCCGGTTCCCGTCGGCGAGCGGGCCCGACGAGTTCTGGGACCTGCTCATCGGTGGCAGGTGTGCGGTGAGCGAGGTCCCGGAGGACCGCTGGGGGCAGGCCGGGCACTACGACCCGGATCCGGCGACCCCCGGGCGTACGTACACCCGGCACGGTGCGTTCCTGCGCCACCACACGCGCTTCGACCCGGGTCTGTTCGGCATCCATCCGCGGGAAGCGTCGACCATCGATCCGCAGCAGCGGCTGCTGCTCGAGACGACGTGGCTCGCCCTGGAGGATGCGGGCATCGCGCCCGACAGCCTGCGTGGCACGGCGACGGGGGTCTACATCGCCGCGAGCGGCAGCGACCACGAGCGCGCGCGACTCGCCACCTCGGCCATCGACGACATCGACGCGCACACGGCCACCGGCAACGCGACCGCGCTGACCGCGAACCGCATCTCCTACCTGCTCGGTCTGACCGGCCCGAGCCTGGTCGTCGACACCGCCTGTTCCAGCGCCCTGGTCGCTCTGCACCTGGCGACCAACGCCCTGCGCGCCGGCCAGATCACCCACGCGATCGTGGGCGCAGCCAACCTGATCCTGACCCCGCACACCACCGTCGCGCTGTCGAAGGCGCGGATGCTGTCGCCGACCGGCCGCTGTCACACCTTCGATGCGTCCGCCGACGGATACGTGCGCGGCGAAGGCGTCGGCATCCTGGTGCTCACCCGTACGGACCCGGCGTCCCCGGGGCCGGGGCCGCGCCGGGCAGACGCGCACAGCAGACCTCGCGCCCTCATCCGGGGCACGGCCGTCAACCAGGACGGGCGCAGTTCCGGGCTGACCGTCCCGAACGGGGCCGCCCAGCAGGCCGTCATCCGATCCGCGCTGGCGGACGCGGGGATCGAGCCGCACGCCGTGGGTTACGTCGAAGCCCACGGCACCGGAACGCCGCTCGGTGACCCGATCGAGCTGAACGCCCTGCATGCCGCCTATCACCACGCCCGGCGCACCGAGCCGCTGGCCGTCGCCTCGGTGAAGACGAACATCGGCCATCTGGAGGCCGCGGCGGGGATGGCCGGGCTGATCAAGACCATCCTCAGCCTGCAGCACGGGGTCATCCCCGCCCATCTGGGGCTCGACCGGCCCAGCCCGAGCATCGGGTGGGCCGCCCTCGACCTGCGGGTGCCGACCAGCGCCATGGCATGGACCGGGCCCGAGCGCGTCGCGGGTGTCTCGTCCTTCGGCTTCGGCGGCACCAACGCCCACGCCATCCTGAGTACGGCACCCGGTCCCGGACAGTCCGGGCCGCCCCCGGTCGGGTCCCGGCCGGGCGAACCCGCGGACACCGGCGTGACCCGGGTCAAGCTGTCGGCGGTCGACGCCGACGCCCTGGTGTGGTGGGCCGCTGACCTCGCCACCGCCCTGACGGACGCGGCCGATCCCGCCCTGGCCGACGTCGCCTGGGTGATGAACACCGCTCGTGCCGACCTGCCGTGCCGGGTGGTCCTTGCCGTGCGGTCCGTGCCCGATCTGATCGAGCGGCTCCGCGACGGGGATGCGCTGCGCGCCGCGGCACACCTGACGAGCCCGACGAACCGCCCGGCGATCCGGTTGCACGTCGCTGCGACCGGTGCGCCGGCGGGCCTCGTGGACCTGCTGGACCGGGCGCAGCGGTGGCTGGACCTGGGTCTGGAACCCGTGCGGATCACCGGCGAGGGGATCGGGGTCGCCGCCGCGGCGGTGCTGGCCGGTCTGGCCGACCGTCCCGGCGGCGCGGACGACGACGCCCAGCAGGACGCTGCCGGCCGGATCCTGGCCCGGCTGGCGCCGGCGGACCGGGCCGAGCTGGCGGACGCGCGACCGTCCCCGGCGGGGGAGCTGCGTCTCGATCTCACCGGCAGCACCGCCGACGCCGCGGCGCGGGCCTGGCTCGCGGGACATCGCATCTTGTGGCCCGCGGTCACCGCGACCCCGGCGACGACGGCGCTGCGGCTGCCGGGGTACCCGTTGTCGCGTACGGGCCGGGAGCTGGCCGATCCGCCCGCCCGCGCCGGGGAGGCCGCGGTGGCACGCCCGGCCGGACCGAGGCCCGCGGACCCGGCCGGCATCGATGCGGCCGTCGTCGATCTCAGCGGGGGCGGTGCCGTGGCGAGATGCGTGATCGATCCCGACGTTCTGCTGCTCCTGCCCGAGCACGTCGTCCTGGACCGGCGGGTCGTACCGGGGGTGGTGCTGATCGAGCTGCTGCTGCGCGCGGCCGGCGAGGCCTTCCGGCGGGCCGGTGCGGCCGCCGCCCCGGCCGTGACCGACATCGTCATCCACCGCCCGCTGGTGGCCGACCCCGGCCGCCCGATCGAGGTGCAGGCCGAGGTCAGCCCGCCGGTCGACGGCCGCTCGACGGCCCGGATCCTGGCGCGTACCGGTGACCGGTGGCACCTGCACCTGGAGGCGGCCTGCCTGCCCCGCACGGCGCTTCAGCACCCCGCCGCCCCGGCGGGGACCGGCACCGAGCCGGGCGTGTCGCGCACCGGTGCCCAGGTCTACGCCGAACTGTGGCACCCGTCGTTCCACCTCGGCGAGAGCTTCCGGCTGGTCGAGCGGGTCACCACAGCGGGACGGCAGGGCCACGCCGTGCTCGTCGCGCCCCCGGACGGCTGCGCCGGACTGCGCACCGGCATCCGTCCGGAGCTGCTCGTGCTCGACGCCGCTGTGCAGCTCGTGGGCATGGTCGCCGGGACCTCGGGAGTCGCCTGGCAGGACCGGCCGGTGCACCTCGGCACCGGTTACCGGTCGCTGGAGCTCTACACCGACGACGTGGCCGGCCCGGTGCACGCCGAGGTCCTGGTCACCGAGGACACCGCGACCCAGGTCACCGGGGACGTCATGCTGCGCGGGCCGGATGGTGAGCCGCTTGCCCGGCTGGGCGCGGTGACGTTCCGGCCGGTCAGCGCCGCCCTGCTCGACCGGGTCCGGCGCAGCGGCCGCGGCGAGTCGGGGCTGCCCGGGGCGGACCGCGACACCCTGGGCCGCCTTGCCCCCGCCGAGCGGCCCGCCGCTCTGCTCGCCGGTCTGCGGGCCCGGCTCGCGGCCCTGCTCGGCGTGGACCCCGGCGCGGTGGACCCGGACCTCCCGCTGATCGACCTGGCCGACAGCCTGCTGGTGGTCGAGCTGCGAACGCACGTACAGGATGCCCTGGAGATCGACGTCTCGATGGAGACGGTCATCGACGCGGGCACCTTGCGGACGTTGACCGGCGCCCTGCTGGCGGCCGCCCGGCTCGACAGCAGCACCACCACGCCCGGACAGCGGCAGCGTCCGGCACCCGCACCGGGCCGGCCCGGGCGCCGTACCTCCTTCGGGACCCGGATCCGGCTGATGGACGTGCCCGAGATGGACGAGCTGGCCGGCGCGGGCCTGGGCTTCCTGCCTGCCGCCCCCGCCCCCGCCCCCGCCGGGCCGGGCCCCGGCGCGGTGCTGCTCACCGGGGCCAGCGGTTTCGTCGGCGCCTTCCTGCTGGACACCCTGCTGCGGCACACCGACCGGACCGTGGTCTGCCTGGTCCGGGCGGAGAACGAGGAACATGCCCGGCGGCGGTTGCTGGCCAACCTGGCCGACCACCGGCTGCCCGCTCCGGCCGACCCGCACCGGGTGCAGGTCGTCGTCGGGGCGCTGGACGAGCCGTACTTCGGCCTGACGGCGAGCGGGTTCCAGGACCTGCACGACCGGGTGGGCGAGATCTTCCACAACGGGGCGATGGTCAAGTGGACCTATCCCTACAAAGGGCTGGCGCCCGCCAACGTCGACGGCACCGCCGAGGTGATCCGGCTGGCAACTCTCGATGACGTCAGGCCGGTCCACCTGACCTCGACGGTGGGGGTCTTCTCCTCCGGCTCCGACGACCGGGCCTCGATCGACGAGACGACGGACCTGCTGACCAGCGGTCCCCTCGCGGTCGGCTACGCACAGACCAAGTGGGTGGCCGAACGGATGCTGCGCCGGGCCGGTGCGGCGGGGCTGCCCTTCACGGTGCACCGGATCAACTCGGGTGCGGCCCGCGGCACCGGGGCCTTCAACCGTCTCGACCACCTGTCGATGATCCTCAAGGGCTGCATCGAGTCCGGAACGGCCCCGACCGAGGTGGCCATGCCGCTGCAGCCGGCACCCGTCGACCACATCGCCGAGGTCATGGTCCGCCTCGCCCTCGACCCGGCCCACCGGGGAAGCACCTTCCACCACGTCAACCCCCAGCCACTGAGCTGGACCGAGCTGTTCGACCACGTGGCGGACTTCGGCTTCCCGACCCGCAGGCTCGGCTTCGAGCAGTGGCGTACGTCCATCACCGACCGGGCATCGGGAACGATGGCCCTGCTCGGCCTGGCCCCGTTCCTCGAGGACACCGTGGACTACGTCCGGCTGGCCGAGTTCACCTGCGAGCGCACCACGACCGTCGCGCGGGCCGCGGGTCTGCGGGCCTGCCCACCGCTGGACCGTGACCTGATCCACACCACCCTGCGCGCCTTCGTCGAGCGCGGCTTCGTGCCCAAGCCCTGA
- a CDS encoding MMPL family transporter produces the protein MRLVLRRPGITLLVALGLAAAAAVLGAGLFPRLSGGGFDDPASESSRARAMMSADLGLPEANFVLLVEAVQPGAGVDDPAVVAAGQQVQRRLAAEAGVQVLSSYWAGPAAPGSPLAGADHRAGLVVATVAGQDDARRQRVQQLADAFTADTPVVRVRTGGDAQADLDVNRQVKDDLARAEAIAVPLTLLLLILVFRSLVAALLPLLVGGLSMVVTFAALTGLTHVMDISVFTVNLVSALGLGLGIDYSLLMVSRFREELAVRADVAAAVTATLSTAGRTVLFSAATIIAALSAMAVFPLYFLRSMAYSGCVVVAVAAAGAVLVLPAVLMLLGRRVNSLRLGLRPPRVSHGGWWHRWARFVMRRPVLTALPVALLIGVLAAPLLGVSFGMPDDQVLPAGRSQARAVGDVIRTDFAADTATGIAVVLPAVPGSGQAARAAAISAYAEQLSRLDGVALVQTATGSFSGGKPSGAGRPQLSSGRTALVQILPQHGGYSTEAQNLVRSIRATIPATVGPALVGGQAAALIDVRASMAAKLPIAAAIVAVGAFVILFLFTGSVVVPVKALLVNALTIMGILGLMVWIFQEGHLSGVLGFTPLPLAITMPMLMFCVAFGLSMDYEAFLLGRIKENHDAGMPTGEAVAAGLGRTGQIVSAAGMLLAITFFAFASSEVSFIQMLGLGTGVAIVLDATLVRGVLVPALMVLMGRFNWWAPAFLRAAHRRFGISDGAGPPPVVLPRRPDPALARTVPAAGDAPKPRAGAHRK, from the coding sequence GTGCGCCTGGTACTGCGACGTCCCGGCATCACCCTGCTGGTGGCCCTCGGCCTTGCCGCCGCGGCTGCGGTGCTCGGCGCCGGCCTGTTCCCGCGGCTGTCGGGCGGCGGCTTCGACGATCCCGCCTCGGAGTCCTCCCGGGCCCGGGCCATGATGAGTGCGGACCTGGGACTGCCCGAGGCGAACTTCGTGCTGCTGGTCGAGGCCGTGCAGCCCGGCGCCGGGGTGGACGACCCCGCCGTCGTGGCCGCCGGACAACAGGTGCAACGCCGGCTGGCCGCCGAGGCGGGCGTTCAGGTGCTGTCCTCGTACTGGGCCGGACCGGCGGCGCCGGGTTCCCCGCTGGCCGGCGCCGACCACAGAGCGGGCCTGGTCGTGGCCACCGTGGCCGGTCAGGACGACGCCCGGCGGCAACGGGTTCAGCAACTGGCGGACGCCTTCACCGCCGACACCCCGGTCGTCAGGGTCCGCACCGGCGGCGACGCCCAGGCCGACCTGGACGTGAACAGACAGGTCAAGGACGACCTGGCCCGGGCCGAAGCGATCGCCGTGCCGTTGACCCTGCTGTTGCTGATCCTGGTGTTCCGATCGCTCGTCGCCGCGCTGCTGCCGCTGCTCGTCGGCGGCCTCTCCATGGTCGTCACCTTCGCGGCGCTGACGGGTCTCACCCACGTCATGGACATCAGCGTGTTCACCGTCAACCTGGTCTCCGCGCTCGGTCTGGGCCTGGGCATCGACTACTCGCTGCTGATGGTGAGCAGATTCCGTGAGGAACTCGCCGTGCGGGCCGACGTCGCTGCGGCGGTGACGGCCACGCTGAGCACCGCCGGCCGCACGGTGCTGTTCTCGGCCGCCACGATCATCGCGGCGCTCAGCGCGATGGCGGTCTTCCCGCTCTACTTCCTGCGGTCCATGGCCTACTCCGGCTGCGTGGTGGTGGCCGTGGCGGCGGCCGGCGCGGTGCTGGTCCTGCCGGCCGTGCTGATGCTGCTCGGCCGGCGGGTGAACAGCCTCCGGCTGGGTCTGCGGCCGCCCCGGGTGTCGCACGGCGGCTGGTGGCACCGGTGGGCCCGGTTCGTCATGCGCCGGCCGGTGCTCACCGCCCTGCCGGTGGCCCTGCTGATCGGGGTGCTGGCCGCGCCGCTGCTCGGGGTCAGTTTCGGCATGCCCGACGACCAGGTGTTGCCGGCCGGCCGGTCCCAGGCCAGGGCGGTGGGCGACGTCATCCGCACGGACTTCGCCGCCGACACCGCCACCGGGATCGCCGTGGTGCTCCCAGCCGTGCCCGGCAGCGGTCAGGCGGCCCGCGCGGCCGCCATCTCCGCCTACGCCGAGCAGCTGTCCCGGCTCGACGGGGTCGCCCTGGTGCAGACCGCCACCGGTTCGTTCTCCGGGGGGAAGCCCTCGGGCGCCGGTCGCCCCCAGCTGAGCAGCGGGCGGACGGCCCTGGTGCAGATCCTGCCCCAGCACGGCGGCTATTCGACCGAGGCGCAGAACCTGGTCCGCAGCATCCGCGCCACCATCCCCGCCACCGTCGGCCCGGCGCTGGTCGGCGGTCAGGCCGCGGCCCTGATCGACGTCCGGGCGAGCATGGCGGCCAAACTGCCGATCGCCGCCGCCATCGTGGCAGTCGGTGCCTTCGTGATCCTGTTCCTGTTCACCGGCTCGGTCGTCGTACCGGTGAAGGCTCTGCTGGTCAACGCTCTCACCATCATGGGCATCCTCGGCCTGATGGTGTGGATCTTCCAGGAGGGCCACCTGTCCGGTGTGCTGGGCTTCACCCCGCTGCCCCTCGCGATCACCATGCCGATGCTGATGTTCTGCGTGGCCTTCGGCCTGTCCATGGACTACGAGGCGTTCCTGCTCGGCCGGATCAAGGAGAACCACGACGCGGGCATGCCCACCGGCGAGGCGGTGGCGGCGGGGCTGGGGCGTACCGGCCAGATCGTCAGCGCCGCGGGGATGCTGCTGGCCATCACGTTCTTCGCCTTCGCCTCCAGCGAGGTCTCCTTCATCCAGATGCTGGGCCTCGGGACCGGCGTGGCCATCGTGCTGGACGCCACGCTGGTCCGCGGCGTGCTGGTACCCGCGCTGATGGTCCTGATGGGCCGGTTCAACTGGTGGGCCCCGGCCTTCCTGCGCGCCGCGCACCGCCGCTTCGGGATCAGCGACGGAGCCGGCCCGCCGCCGGTGGTGCTTCCCCGGCGCCCGGACCCGGCGCTCGCCCGGACTGTGCCCGCCGCCGGCGACGCACCAAAACCCCGGGCGGGCGCCCACCGCAAGTAG
- a CDS encoding cytochrome P450, whose protein sequence is MTTSPAIDLASTDYKLNPWPVYERLRRETPVLHMPAGSWDGEDVYALSRYEDVRRALRDKASFSSWIRRDDVMDLPMLVNRDAPEHTRLRRLTNQAFNARLVRTLGDWVQDVVDGMIGDLLRHDRVELVDTYTTALPLRVVGGMLGIPLDRKADLRRWSQAVMNAFAVTAGLDPELTPGFFEDILEFGNYMSELAHERQNGQVRAEDILGSLVAQHAEGVLDWDELVTLAWSFVAAGHETTMNLLGGGMHMLITEPALAHRLTREPELIPEFAEEYLRMYAPTQWLLRRTTTDVEIEGVTIPAGALVHVLLGSANRDPLRWPDPDVFDLDRPEKEKHMAFGAGPHFCPGAELSRLLAECTFRTFLPVADRFRPDPADPPRMRTQQGSYGFTRIPLLVRPA, encoded by the coding sequence TTGACCACTTCCCCGGCCATCGACCTGGCCAGCACCGACTACAAGCTCAACCCCTGGCCGGTGTACGAGCGGCTGCGCCGCGAGACCCCCGTGCTGCACATGCCCGCGGGCTCCTGGGACGGCGAGGACGTGTACGCGCTCAGCCGGTACGAGGACGTCCGCCGGGCCCTGCGCGACAAGGCCAGCTTCTCGTCCTGGATCCGGCGCGACGACGTCATGGATCTGCCCATGCTGGTCAACCGGGACGCTCCCGAGCACACCCGGCTGCGTCGGCTCACCAACCAGGCCTTCAACGCCCGCCTCGTGCGCACCCTGGGCGACTGGGTGCAGGACGTGGTCGACGGCATGATCGGCGACCTGCTGCGCCACGACCGGGTGGAGCTGGTGGACACCTACACCACCGCTCTGCCGTTGCGGGTGGTCGGCGGCATGCTCGGTATCCCGCTGGACCGCAAGGCCGACCTGCGGCGCTGGTCGCAGGCGGTGATGAACGCCTTCGCGGTGACGGCCGGCCTCGATCCCGAGCTCACCCCGGGCTTCTTCGAGGACATCCTGGAGTTCGGCAACTACATGAGCGAGCTGGCCCACGAGCGGCAGAACGGGCAGGTCCGGGCGGAGGACATCCTCGGCTCGCTGGTCGCCCAGCACGCCGAGGGCGTGCTCGACTGGGACGAGCTTGTCACCCTCGCGTGGTCTTTCGTCGCAGCGGGTCACGAGACGACGATGAACCTGCTGGGCGGCGGTATGCACATGCTGATCACCGAACCGGCCCTGGCGCACCGCCTGACCCGGGAACCCGAACTCATCCCGGAGTTCGCCGAGGAATACCTGCGCATGTACGCGCCGACGCAATGGCTGCTGCGGCGCACCACCACCGACGTCGAGATCGAGGGGGTCACCATCCCGGCCGGCGCCCTGGTGCATGTCCTGCTCGGGTCGGCCAACCGTGACCCGTTGCGCTGGCCCGACCCGGACGTCTTCGACCTGGACCGGCCGGAGAAGGAGAAGCACATGGCCTTCGGGGCGGGACCGCACTTCTGCCCCGGTGCCGAGCTCTCCCGGTTGCTCGCGGAGTGCACCTTCCGCACCTTCCTGCCGGTGGCCGACCGCTTCCGGCCGGACCCGGCGGATCCACCTCGGATGCGCACCCAGCAGGGCTCGTACGGATTCACCCGCATCCCGCTCCTTGTCCGCCCCGCCTGA
- a CDS encoding SDR family NAD(P)-dependent oxidoreductase, translating to MSAVPSYLVTGASAGLGLVTATELAAQQRHVVLAVRDPDRGRAAIARIRQSVPDASCELLVCDLASLASVRRAVAELLQGDRPPWEGVIANAGLQVVRGVETSADGYELTFAINHLGHFLLITQLLPHLPRGSRVISVASEVHQGPAKSMGFPAPQWRDPRELADPALPGLDTSSRGGRVRYANSKLANIMFTYELARRAADRGVTALAFDPGLMPETGLDRQYPALMQRGYSLLAPLVVALAPGARSVAQSGADLAWLATSPELAGVTGRYYSGRTPRSSSALSRQESEWARLWERSEELVAAAGRK from the coding sequence ATGTCTGCTGTGCCTTCCTACCTGGTGACCGGTGCGTCCGCGGGGCTGGGCCTGGTGACCGCGACCGAGCTCGCCGCCCAGCAGCGGCACGTGGTGCTGGCGGTGCGGGATCCGGACCGGGGCCGGGCGGCGATCGCCCGGATCCGGCAGAGCGTGCCGGACGCCAGCTGCGAGCTGCTCGTCTGCGACCTGGCGTCGCTGGCCTCGGTGCGCCGAGCCGTGGCCGAGCTGCTCCAGGGCGATCGGCCCCCGTGGGAGGGCGTCATAGCCAACGCCGGTCTGCAGGTGGTCCGGGGCGTCGAGACGTCGGCCGACGGCTACGAACTCACCTTCGCCATCAACCATCTCGGTCACTTCCTGCTGATCACGCAGCTGCTGCCGCACCTGCCCAGGGGCAGTCGCGTGATCAGCGTCGCCAGCGAGGTGCACCAGGGACCGGCCAAGTCGATGGGCTTCCCCGCCCCGCAGTGGCGTGACCCGCGCGAGCTGGCCGATCCGGCGTTGCCCGGCCTCGACACCTCGTCGCGCGGCGGCCGGGTCCGGTATGCCAACTCCAAGCTGGCCAACATCATGTTCACCTACGAACTGGCCCGCCGGGCGGCGGACCGGGGCGTCACCGCCCTGGCCTTCGACCCGGGGCTGATGCCCGAGACCGGTCTCGACCGGCAGTACCCGGCCCTGATGCAGCGCGGATACAGCCTGCTGGCCCCCCTGGTCGTCGCGCTGGCACCGGGCGCCCGCTCGGTGGCACAGTCCGGTGCCGACCTCGCCTGGCTTGCCACCAGTCCCGAGCTCGCCGGGGTCACCGGCCGCTACTACTCGGGGCGTACCCCCCGGTCCAGTTCGGCCCTGTCCCGGCAGGAGTCGGAGTGGGCCCGGTTGTGGGAGCGCTCCGAGGAACTCGTTGCCGCTGCCGGGCGGAAGTGA